Proteins found in one Candidatus Woesearchaeota archaeon genomic segment:
- the topA gene encoding DNA topoisomerase I, translated as MTYELIITEKPSAAQKIAIALADATPHKKSEGSVPYYEITHKGKDIVVVPAVGHLYTVTEKIEKGKKKKWTYPVFDTEWKPTSEADKHAEYSAKYVAAIKKLSKNAKSFTVACDYDIEGETIGYNIIRFTCNQKDAHRMKFSTLTKDELVESYEHASPTIDWGQALAGTTRHVLDYYYGINLSRALSLSVQAAGSFKILSSGRVQGPSLKLIVDHEKDIIAFKPVPYWEIQLTGTPKKPRQEKDKNKEIIALHKQDKFWEEKPAKKIYEKIKASKEGVVEDLQKAQTKQAPPAPFDLTTLQTEAYRSMHIQPKDALDIAQQLYLKGMISYPRTSSQQLPPAIGYHKIMKQLSAQEPYTLLVKELLAKKNLVPNNGKKTDPAHPAIFPTGQFHDITPREERVYDIIVRRFFATFGEPAVRETVTLTLIVEKEPFVAKGTRTIEKGWHVFYGPHVKLEEEELPQVEKNDMVSIQKMEFLAKETQPPKRYTPASIIKELEQRGLGTKATRAAIVEALFKRGYVMETESRSLQATLLGIKTCETLEKYAPEILDEKLTRDFEEEMESIREKKVTGDQVLSRAEKLLRATLVNFKKHEKEIGKGLLEANIETRDEQNFLGACPKCGEGRLMIRSGRFGRFAACDKYPACKTTVSLPAKGKITAIEDKCEACKGIMIQIRPPKRGPQKVCVNHQCPSKKLTKEEEKMEKPCPACAEAKRDGKLIVRTSIYGRFLGCTKYPACRHSERLDGEQKEKKAAAPTAPPVPPAKKEKKKKQKKA; from the coding sequence ATGACGTACGAACTCATTATCACGGAAAAACCATCGGCAGCGCAGAAGATTGCGATAGCGCTGGCAGACGCAACGCCTCATAAGAAGAGCGAAGGTTCTGTTCCATACTATGAAATCACCCACAAGGGGAAAGATATCGTCGTTGTCCCGGCAGTTGGCCATCTCTACACAGTCACGGAAAAAATAGAAAAAGGAAAGAAAAAAAAATGGACGTATCCGGTCTTTGACACGGAATGGAAGCCAACCTCTGAAGCGGACAAGCATGCGGAGTACAGCGCAAAGTACGTTGCCGCGATCAAGAAACTTTCAAAAAACGCAAAATCATTCACTGTTGCATGCGACTATGATATCGAGGGGGAAACGATTGGGTACAATATTATCCGTTTCACCTGCAACCAGAAAGACGCGCACCGCATGAAATTCTCAACCCTCACCAAAGACGAGCTGGTTGAGAGCTATGAGCACGCGTCCCCGACAATTGACTGGGGGCAAGCGCTCGCCGGCACCACACGCCACGTGCTTGATTATTATTACGGTATTAATCTCTCCCGCGCATTGAGCCTCTCGGTTCAAGCCGCCGGCTCATTCAAAATTCTTTCATCAGGACGAGTACAAGGCCCGTCGCTCAAACTGATTGTTGACCACGAGAAGGATATTATCGCATTCAAGCCGGTGCCGTACTGGGAAATCCAGCTGACTGGCACGCCGAAAAAACCGCGCCAGGAAAAAGACAAAAATAAGGAAATCATCGCGCTCCACAAGCAGGACAAATTCTGGGAAGAAAAACCGGCAAAAAAAATATATGAAAAAATAAAAGCGAGCAAAGAGGGAGTTGTTGAGGACCTTCAAAAAGCCCAGACCAAACAGGCGCCACCTGCACCCTTTGACCTCACCACACTCCAAACCGAAGCGTACCGAAGCATGCACATCCAGCCGAAAGACGCGCTTGACATCGCCCAACAACTGTATCTCAAAGGTATGATTTCCTACCCGAGAACATCATCACAGCAACTTCCTCCTGCAATTGGCTACCACAAAATTATGAAACAGCTTTCTGCGCAAGAGCCTTATACACTGCTGGTCAAGGAACTGCTTGCCAAGAAAAATCTGGTGCCGAACAACGGCAAAAAAACCGACCCGGCACACCCAGCCATTTTTCCAACCGGACAATTTCACGACATTACGCCGCGCGAGGAACGCGTCTATGACATCATCGTGCGCCGTTTCTTTGCAACTTTTGGAGAGCCGGCGGTGCGTGAAACAGTAACTCTCACACTTATCGTCGAAAAAGAGCCGTTTGTTGCCAAGGGCACGCGCACGATTGAAAAGGGCTGGCACGTATTTTACGGGCCGCACGTGAAGCTTGAAGAGGAAGAGCTTCCGCAAGTGGAAAAAAATGACATGGTCAGCATACAAAAAATGGAATTCCTTGCAAAAGAAACCCAGCCACCCAAGCGCTACACGCCTGCTTCGATCATCAAAGAGCTTGAACAACGGGGACTCGGCACCAAGGCGACCCGCGCCGCGATTGTTGAGGCGCTTTTCAAACGGGGCTATGTCATGGAAACAGAATCACGCTCACTCCAAGCAACACTCCTCGGCATCAAGACGTGTGAAACACTTGAAAAATACGCTCCGGAAATTCTCGATGAAAAATTGACGCGGGATTTTGAAGAGGAAATGGAATCCATACGCGAAAAAAAAGTAACTGGAGACCAAGTACTGAGTCGCGCGGAAAAACTCTTGCGCGCAACACTGGTCAACTTCAAAAAACACGAAAAAGAAATTGGTAAAGGCCTGCTCGAAGCAAACATTGAAACGCGCGACGAGCAAAACTTCCTCGGCGCCTGCCCGAAATGCGGCGAAGGCCGGCTCATGATACGGAGCGGGCGGTTCGGGCGATTTGCCGCCTGTGACAAATATCCTGCGTGCAAGACAACCGTCTCCCTACCTGCCAAGGGAAAAATTACTGCCATTGAAGACAAATGCGAAGCATGTAAAGGCATAATGATTCAGATTCGACCGCCGAAGCGAGGGCCGCAGAAAGTGTGTGTTAATCACCAATGTCCCTCAAAAAAACTCACCAAAGAAGAAGAAAAAATGGAAAAGCCCTGCCCTGCCTGCGCTGAAGCAAAACGTGATGGCAAGCTGATTGTGCGCACGAGCATTTACGGCAGGTTTTTGGGATGTACTAAATACCCTGCATGCCGGCACAGCGAACGGCTTGATGGAGAACAAAAAGAGAAAAAGGCTGCCGCTCCAACGGCGCCGCCGGTGCCTCCAGCGAAGAAAGAAAAAAAGAAGAAACAGAAGAAAGCATAA
- a CDS encoding DNA double-strand break repair nuclease NurA, with product MELVMDALLEKLRSKLLFDGHADQFFEHHGSLIKLDQSRFAYLTNEQGAATTVFVDGGSAELFSAADFSLYFFRIASVQYQGKKQVRHGVRELYAFIDVDDEKSLRIQLFGVDEQFSRELHQRAAQFFTRHPIEHDLSAVGSALLQLGEYIEIARLARELKPKDLIVRDGSLDVFFEVFSDTVEFLTKRQIFLCGLAKTNTLRTTSGRSVSFVLEKKSNIGSWYYPITKHLFFTKLHPKAKHVFRCDVALPHYSIFSALSAHAADPTFLGYPYGLIEADRMARVSMDESSCMRKTMKMKLGKDAANLDVLLGTSAAHGILDKMRF from the coding sequence GTGGAACTGGTGATGGATGCACTTCTTGAAAAACTGCGCAGCAAACTCCTGTTTGATGGCCATGCTGACCAGTTTTTTGAACACCACGGCTCTCTTATAAAACTGGACCAATCACGTTTCGCGTATCTCACCAACGAGCAGGGCGCAGCTACCACCGTGTTTGTTGACGGCGGCAGTGCCGAGCTTTTTTCTGCTGCTGACTTTTCGCTGTATTTTTTCCGCATCGCCAGCGTGCAGTATCAGGGAAAAAAACAGGTTCGCCACGGCGTGCGCGAACTGTACGCATTCATTGATGTTGACGATGAAAAATCCCTGCGCATCCAGCTGTTCGGCGTTGACGAACAATTTTCACGTGAGCTGCACCAGCGCGCTGCGCAATTCTTTACCCGCCATCCGATTGAACACGATCTTTCAGCCGTCGGCAGCGCACTACTCCAACTTGGCGAATATATTGAAATTGCCCGACTCGCGCGGGAACTCAAGCCGAAAGATTTGATTGTGCGCGACGGCTCACTCGATGTTTTTTTTGAAGTGTTTTCTGACACGGTCGAGTTTCTCACCAAGCGCCAGATTTTTTTGTGCGGGCTTGCCAAGACAAATACCTTGCGCACCACCTCTGGCAGAAGTGTTTCGTTTGTGCTGGAAAAAAAGAGCAACATCGGGTCGTGGTATTACCCGATAACCAAACATCTCTTTTTTACAAAGCTTCATCCAAAAGCAAAGCATGTGTTCCGGTGTGATGTGGCGCTGCCGCATTATAGTATTTTTTCTGCGCTTTCTGCGCACGCCGCAGACCCAACTTTTTTAGGATATCCCTACGGATTAATTGAAGCAGACCGGATGGCGCGCGTGAGCATGGATGAATCTTCTTGTATGAGAAAAACAATGAAAATGAAACTCGGGAAAGACGCAGCGAATCTCGACGTGCTGCTCGGCACGTCTGCGGCGCATGGTATACTGGATAAGATGCGGTTTTAG
- a CDS encoding MopE-related protein has protein sequence MGLFRSVMFAMGLTAAGIMGCEDSKNIPSSFQRDAAVHGSTDTGNNKKDAGYPAHDVGYQHDAYEQSVDAMIAYDATKQSDVYDGAQRVDAHDAEQMHNVDATYQAMDSSRLPDVQPPCTEGMTSRFYNGPAGTAGVGNCREGVLTCMNLEGRLQYALTQPEITPRPEICNGQDDNCSRQIDEGVLRTFYRDFDHDGFGDLAQPFQACEMPDGYTLQSGDCNDNNRNINPAMPEQCNVIDDDCDGAIDPLCECIIATLRECGDSNIGECRTGVQICDLAGQWSDCIGYRGPAPESCNGNDDDCNGIVDDNYNVGARCTEGLGACARTGVTLCAPEGIGTMCNAEAGLPGQERCDGTDADCNGVANNGYDVGAACNNGLLGACTANGVKECAPSGLETRCNAPIIPSHMEVCGDGIDQDCDGESDNAGWCGLLIAYICTPNGTKDVCVIDVDGQHKQNLTNSPNISEWNNEYPEYTVPVSWSPDAQWIAFISDSGRGPPENEIHRIIVQSRDREQIPIPQEPQVYDVEYSPDGTHIAYVSQNINTLKVINLETRETRQIDTFVHGHVKWLPDSSYLVYQGNNGLSVTKRDGSETRIVSGNGNNAQIEVSPDGTKVLSAAIDGNWNVYSVNLQTGERRQEVGTGVNEIVPRWLPDSTRYVFMRLMDVNYDIFLKDGEREINLTNTFGSEDREPTISPDGRSMVFVSDRNGTKDLYRHDLETGQEIRLTNDPGDEEAPVFAPVVR, from the coding sequence ATGGGATTATTTAGAAGCGTTATGTTTGCAATGGGATTGACTGCTGCTGGAATAATGGGATGTGAAGATTCAAAAAATATACCATCTTCTTTTCAACGAGACGCTGCCGTTCATGGCTCGACTGATACTGGCAACAACAAAAAAGACGCAGGATATCCAGCGCATGATGTTGGATATCAACACGATGCGTATGAACAAAGTGTTGATGCAATGATAGCATACGACGCAACGAAACAATCTGACGTTTATGATGGAGCGCAACGAGTTGACGCGCACGATGCAGAACAAATGCATAATGTTGATGCAACGTATCAAGCAATGGATAGTAGCCGATTACCAGATGTACAGCCACCGTGCACTGAAGGAATGACCAGCAGGTTTTACAACGGTCCAGCAGGCACTGCTGGTGTTGGCAACTGCCGTGAAGGCGTGTTAACCTGCATGAATCTTGAAGGCAGATTACAATACGCTCTCACCCAGCCCGAAATAACTCCCCGACCAGAAATTTGCAATGGGCAAGATGATAATTGCAGCCGCCAAATAGACGAGGGCGTTTTAAGAACATTCTATCGCGACTTTGACCATGATGGATTTGGCGATCTTGCGCAACCATTTCAAGCGTGTGAAATGCCCGATGGATATACCCTCCAATCGGGAGACTGTAACGATAACAATCGGAACATCAACCCTGCAATGCCCGAACAATGCAATGTCATTGATGACGACTGCGACGGCGCGATTGATCCATTATGTGAATGTATAATTGCGACACTCCGCGAATGCGGCGACAGCAACATTGGAGAATGCCGAACAGGCGTACAAATCTGCGACCTTGCCGGACAATGGAGTGACTGCATCGGCTACCGCGGGCCAGCACCGGAATCATGCAATGGCAACGATGACGACTGCAATGGCATTGTCGATGATAATTATAATGTCGGCGCACGATGCACTGAAGGCCTTGGTGCATGCGCACGAACAGGAGTAACTCTATGCGCACCGGAAGGGATTGGAACAATGTGCAATGCTGAAGCGGGGCTGCCGGGGCAAGAACGGTGCGATGGGACTGATGCTGATTGTAACGGTGTTGCGAATAATGGGTATGATGTTGGAGCGGCGTGTAACAACGGACTTCTTGGCGCATGTACAGCAAACGGAGTGAAAGAATGTGCGCCGAGTGGATTAGAGACACGTTGCAATGCGCCGATTATTCCGTCACATATGGAAGTCTGCGGAGATGGTATTGATCAGGATTGTGATGGTGAAAGTGATAATGCAGGATGGTGTGGCTTATTGATTGCATATATATGCACCCCAAATGGAACTAAAGATGTTTGTGTGATAGATGTAGATGGCCAACATAAACAAAATCTCACAAATTCACCAAATATATCCGAATGGAACAACGAGTATCCTGAATATACCGTCCCAGTCAGTTGGTCACCTGATGCTCAATGGATAGCGTTCATATCAGATTCAGGAAGAGGACCACCAGAAAATGAAATACATCGGATCATTGTACAATCAAGAGACAGGGAACAGATACCAATACCGCAAGAACCTCAGGTATATGATGTTGAATATTCTCCTGATGGAACTCACATAGCGTATGTATCTCAGAACATAAACACACTAAAAGTGATCAATCTTGAAACACGAGAAACACGGCAGATAGACACATTTGTACATGGACATGTCAAATGGTTACCTGATAGTTCATACTTAGTATATCAAGGTAATAACGGACTGAGCGTTACCAAAAGAGATGGAAGTGAAACCAGAATAGTTTCTGGAAACGGCAACAATGCGCAGATTGAAGTTTCTCCTGACGGGACAAAAGTGTTAAGTGCAGCTATTGATGGGAACTGGAATGTGTACTCAGTGAATCTTCAGACCGGAGAAAGAAGACAAGAAGTTGGCACAGGAGTAAATGAGATAGTACCACGCTGGTTACCTGATAGTACAAGATATGTTTTTATGCGATTAATGGATGTTAACTATGATATTTTTTTGAAAGATGGTGAAAGAGAAATAAATCTTACAAATACTTTCGGATCCGAAGACCGTGAACCAACTATTTCTCCTGATGGTCGCTCAATGGTCTTCGTCTCCGACCGCAACGGCACCAAAGATTTATACCGCCATGATTTAGAAACAGGACAAGAGATACGCCTCACCAACGACCCCGGCGATGAAGAAGCGCCCGTGTTTGCGCCAGTCGTGAGATAA
- a CDS encoding BRO family protein yields MEQKDVLVVFQDKSIRRVWHNDEWYFSVVDVVEALTESPSPRQYWGVLKGRENQLLTFCLQLKLPSSDGKSYETDCSSTKNMFRIIQSIPSPKAEPFKQWLAKVGYERVQEIQNPELAQQRMKELYKAKGYSDEWIEKRVRGIAVRQELTDEWKQRGVDEGKEFAILTNEISTATFGKTVDEYKNFKNLNKENLRDHMNDLELIFTMLGEASTTKIASGKNAQGFPENKDAAHKGGAIAGDARKKLEIESGTAVSTGENYLAEPEKHTRKRLQ; encoded by the coding sequence GTGGAGCAAAAAGACGTATTGGTGGTGTTTCAGGACAAGAGCATTAGGCGAGTCTGGCATAATGACGAATGGTATTTCTCAGTGGTTGATGTTGTTGAAGCACTTACCGAGAGTCCGAGTCCACGGCAGTATTGGGGTGTCTTAAAAGGAAGAGAAAACCAGTTGTTAACATTTTGTTTACAACTGAAATTACCCTCATCAGATGGTAAATCTTACGAAACTGACTGCTCCAGCACTAAAAACATGTTCCGAATCATCCAATCCATCCCCTCACCAAAGGCTGAACCATTCAAACAATGGCTTGCCAAAGTCGGCTATGAGCGTGTTCAAGAAATACAAAACCCCGAATTGGCGCAACAGCGCATGAAAGAATTGTACAAGGCAAAGGGATATTCTGATGAATGGATTGAGAAACGAGTGCGCGGCATCGCAGTTCGGCAGGAATTGACTGACGAATGGAAACAGCGGGGTGTTGATGAAGGAAAAGAATTTGCCATCTTGACCAACGAGATAAGCACGGCAACCTTTGGCAAGACTGTTGACGAATATAAAAACTTCAAGAATCTTAACAAAGAAAACCTGCGTGACCACATGAACGACTTAGAGCTTATTTTCACCATGTTGGGTGAAGCATCAACCACAAAAATAGCCAGCGGCAAAAATGCGCAGGGATTTCCAGAAAATAAGGATGCTGCACACAAAGGCGGCGCCATTGCAGGCGACGCGCGAAAAAAACTTGAAATTGAATCAGGCACCGCAGTCAGCACCGGAGAAAACTATCTTGCTGAACCTGAAAAACATACGAGAAAACGGTTACAGTAA
- a CDS encoding Era-like GTP-binding protein, translating into MFGFLKGFFNRFLNDLFGGQRQVKLGLYGPPNGGKTTIANRICTDWLGEEMGSVSPIPHETREIQSKDKITIKKGKKQLSFSLVDTPGIATKIDYEEFIRSGLAPSVAKKRAKEATKGVIDSIKWLDDMDCVIVVLDATKDPYSQVNITIIGNLAARDIPVLLVANKIDLRKADEKKISAAFPQYDIVPMSAKKGTNIEGLYEALFKLASK; encoded by the coding sequence ATGTTTGGTTTTCTCAAAGGATTCTTCAACCGGTTCCTCAACGACCTCTTCGGCGGCCAGCGGCAGGTAAAACTCGGACTCTACGGCCCGCCAAACGGCGGCAAAACAACCATCGCCAACAGAATTTGCACTGACTGGCTGGGCGAAGAAATGGGCAGTGTTTCTCCCATTCCCCACGAGACGCGGGAAATACAGTCCAAAGACAAAATTACCATCAAAAAAGGAAAAAAACAGCTCTCATTCAGCTTGGTTGACACGCCGGGCATTGCGACGAAAATCGATTATGAAGAATTTATCCGCAGCGGGCTCGCGCCGAGCGTCGCGAAAAAACGGGCAAAGGAAGCAACCAAAGGAGTTATCGATTCCATCAAGTGGCTCGACGACATGGACTGCGTTATCGTCGTGCTCGACGCCACCAAAGACCCGTATTCACAAGTGAACATCACCATCATCGGCAATCTTGCTGCACGAGATATTCCCGTGCTGCTCGTAGCAAACAAGATTGATTTGCGCAAGGCAGACGAGAAAAAAATATCAGCAGCGTTTCCCCAATACGACATTGTGCCCATGAGCGCGAAAAAGGGCACGAACATCGAAGGGCTGTATGAAGCGCTCTTCAAGCTCGCATCAAAGTAA
- a CDS encoding DUF2073 domain-containing protein has protein sequence MALTLQFVPHNQIENLSSLGRIRKLLNIAKQDRIVLLEGRLTKEEEAELIKITMEEINAEFKGIELAIIYPNENLPDDLLQKLKYTFLWALMGNRLGLTIIGPATIVKEIKRDPNKIQLFTQLGKRKVKKLKLRSDRPTARKQKRRR, from the coding sequence ATGGCCTTAACGCTCCAATTCGTGCCACACAACCAGATTGAGAATCTGAGCTCGCTCGGCAGAATCAGGAAACTCCTTAACATTGCCAAGCAGGATCGTATTGTGCTCCTCGAAGGTCGGCTCACCAAGGAAGAGGAAGCCGAACTCATCAAGATAACCATGGAGGAAATCAATGCTGAATTCAAGGGCATTGAGCTGGCAATTATTTACCCCAACGAAAACCTTCCTGATGACCTGCTTCAGAAATTAAAGTACACATTCTTATGGGCGCTCATGGGCAATCGGCTCGGCCTTACGATCATCGGACCGGCAACCATAGTCAAGGAAATCAAGCGCGACCCAAACAAGATACAGCTCTTCACTCAGCTCGGCAAGCGAAAAGTAAAGAAACTCAAACTGCGCAGCGACCGACCAACTGCGCGAAAACAAAAGCGGAGAAGGTGA
- a CDS encoding Zn-ribbon containing protein, which translates to MPHQCVRCNQFYEDGSNEIIKGCSCGAKLFFFIKKEKMEKLRAVQEQFVALPEAEKKQIEKDVFSVMGVEEEEQDEPVILDIESIRVVKPGKFELDLVNLFNKENPIIFKLGEGKYMIDLPETFRRRRTL; encoded by the coding sequence ATGCCGCACCAATGCGTCCGCTGCAACCAGTTTTATGAAGACGGTTCGAATGAAATAATCAAGGGCTGCTCATGCGGCGCGAAACTCTTCTTTTTCATCAAAAAAGAAAAAATGGAAAAACTGCGCGCGGTGCAGGAACAGTTTGTTGCACTGCCTGAAGCGGAAAAGAAACAAATTGAAAAAGACGTTTTTTCCGTCATGGGCGTTGAGGAAGAGGAGCAGGACGAGCCGGTTATTCTTGACATTGAATCCATCCGCGTGGTCAAGCCCGGAAAATTCGAGCTCGATCTCGTCAACCTCTTCAACAAGGAAAATCCCATCATCTTCAAGCTTGGGGAGGGCAAGTACATGATTGACCTGCCGGAAACCTTCCGCCGGCGGCGGACGTTATGA
- a CDS encoding peroxiredoxin: MTLGAGDPAPDFSLRDKDGIKHSLDSARYTVLYFYPHDNTPGCTIESQEFTSLLEDFGMYDTQVIGISGGDDESKKTFCDKHHLSVVLLSDPDFIVAKQYSVYGTRMTQHGPVTGIKRTTFIIDHNREILRVYEDVKPEGHAAEVLELIAGMG; this comes from the coding sequence ATGACACTCGGTGCAGGAGACCCCGCGCCTGATTTTTCGCTGCGGGACAAAGATGGCATAAAACATTCTCTTGACAGCGCGCGCTATACTGTGCTGTACTTTTACCCCCACGACAACACACCTGGCTGCACCATTGAATCCCAGGAGTTTACCTCATTGCTCGAAGATTTCGGAATGTACGACACCCAAGTCATTGGCATTTCCGGCGGCGATGATGAGAGCAAAAAAACATTTTGCGACAAGCATCATTTAAGCGTGGTATTGTTGTCTGACCCTGATTTTATTGTTGCGAAACAATACAGCGTGTACGGAACCCGCATGACGCAGCATGGACCCGTGACGGGGATAAAAAGAACGACATTCATTATTGACCATAACCGAGAAATTCTTCGTGTGTATGAAGACGTCAAGCCCGAAGGGCACGCCGCAGAAGTGCTCGAGCTGATTGCGGGGATGGGATGA
- a CDS encoding redox-regulated ATPase YchF, producing the protein MLIGLVGKPSAGKSTFFRAATLAAAEIANYPFTTIKPNSGIGHVRVECVDKEFGKQCNPRMGFCAKGTRYVPVQVIDVAGLVPDAHLGKGKGNQFLDDLRQADVLIHVVDISGSVNAYGEPVEAGSYDPLNDIRFLELEIDLWYYSILEKGWERFARTVQQEKQEVHRAIGTQLSGLGVNEKMAEDVIKKLKLPNLIIEWTEAQLKEIATELRKRTKPMIIAANKIDVPGAKENFDRAVNEFPNYKIIPCSAESELALREAARVGLIDYLPGAATFAVKDESKLSDKQKKALVFIQEKILGVYGSTGVQDVVDFSVFQLLKYIAIFPGGITKLEDSKGNVLPDCFLLKSGSTALDFAFKIHTDLGNQFVKAMDVKKKMPVGKDHPLKHRDVVEIVTRK; encoded by the coding sequence ATGCTCATCGGACTCGTCGGAAAACCAAGCGCGGGAAAATCAACCTTCTTCCGAGCGGCAACGCTGGCCGCCGCAGAAATTGCGAATTATCCGTTTACCACCATCAAGCCAAATTCAGGCATTGGCCATGTGCGGGTAGAATGCGTCGATAAAGAGTTTGGCAAGCAGTGCAACCCAAGAATGGGATTTTGCGCCAAAGGCACGCGCTATGTGCCGGTGCAGGTGATTGATGTTGCTGGGCTGGTGCCGGATGCACACCTTGGAAAAGGAAAAGGAAATCAGTTTCTTGACGACCTACGGCAAGCAGACGTCCTCATCCACGTCGTTGATATTTCTGGCAGCGTGAACGCCTACGGCGAACCTGTCGAGGCAGGCAGTTACGATCCGCTGAATGACATCCGCTTCCTTGAGTTGGAGATTGACTTGTGGTATTACAGCATTCTTGAAAAAGGATGGGAACGGTTCGCACGCACTGTCCAACAGGAAAAGCAGGAAGTGCATCGTGCCATCGGTACCCAGCTCTCCGGCCTTGGCGTGAACGAAAAAATGGCCGAAGACGTCATTAAAAAATTGAAGTTGCCGAATTTGATTATCGAATGGACCGAAGCGCAGCTCAAAGAGATTGCAACTGAGCTGCGCAAACGAACCAAGCCGATGATTATCGCTGCCAACAAAATTGATGTCCCGGGTGCAAAGGAAAACTTCGACCGTGCGGTCAATGAATTTCCCAATTACAAAATTATTCCATGCAGCGCAGAAAGCGAACTGGCACTGCGGGAAGCCGCGCGGGTCGGGCTCATTGACTATCTCCCCGGCGCTGCAACGTTTGCCGTCAAAGATGAATCAAAGCTGTCAGACAAACAAAAAAAAGCCCTTGTGTTTATCCAAGAAAAAATTCTCGGAGTGTATGGAAGCACCGGCGTGCAGGACGTGGTTGATTTTTCAGTATTCCAATTGCTAAAATACATCGCGATTTTCCCTGGGGGGATAACAAAATTGGAAGACTCAAAAGGAAACGTACTGCCGGACTGTTTTCTGCTCAAGTCCGGATCAACCGCCCTTGATTTTGCCTTCAAAATTCATACCGATCTCGGCAATCAGTTTGTCAAGGCAATGGACGTGAAGAAGAAAATGCCCGTGGGCAAGGACCACCCGCTGAAACACCGCGATGTGGTCGAGATTGTGACGAGGAAATAA
- a CDS encoding metal-dependent hydrolase produces the protein MSFAFGHLVGGWVFGRFLEWSTKRSFSHTEWAILLFGSLLPDADLVVGWLFHSNLHRQFTHSLLFLAFCFVAVIAFGNLMALFSKQFFTMKTLIGAGLALSAGVFTHLVLDMAFGAPGLPLFWPSQVGVWFFGMKPFSIGGLFAGSRETILAQLKLSVFEMGLGTLWLAWLWKNGILSFSRKFK, from the coding sequence ATGAGCTTTGCATTTGGCCATCTTGTTGGTGGATGGGTGTTTGGGCGGTTTCTTGAATGGAGCACCAAACGTTCCTTCAGCCACACCGAGTGGGCCATTCTCTTGTTCGGCTCATTGCTGCCGGATGCTGATTTGGTGGTTGGCTGGCTGTTTCACTCAAATCTCCACCGCCAGTTCACCCACAGCTTGTTGTTTCTTGCCTTCTGTTTTGTTGCAGTCATTGCCTTCGGCAATCTCATGGCGTTGTTTTCGAAACAATTTTTCACCATGAAAACACTCATTGGCGCAGGGCTCGCGCTTTCTGCTGGAGTATTTACCCATCTCGTGCTTGACATGGCATTTGGCGCACCAGGCCTTCCGCTGTTCTGGCCCAGCCAAGTTGGCGTGTGGTTTTTTGGCATGAAGCCATTCAGCATCGGCGGCTTATTTGCCGGTAGCAGAGAAACAATTCTCGCACAGCTGAAACTCTCCGTCTTTGAAATGGGCCTGGGCACGCTCTGGCTGGCATGGCTGTGGAAGAATGGAATACTCTCATTCTCCAGAAAGTTTAAATAA